A region of Candidatus Aegiribacteria sp. DNA encodes the following proteins:
- a CDS encoding efflux RND transporter periplasmic adaptor subunit, with protein MINKVFFAVTVIILSIAACGGEEEEAERETLEPSPLPVAASAAVVDTLFEVVSSTGRIASARTQSLSAQIQGEVVLAPEYVGMEVSDGEVVFRIASGESASRLSSASSSYRNAQSLYEFECENYRGELTPEVKSMLRQTTGLADAQTSLASAQTQYSNAAITAGFDGVISDVSAREGMVVYPGTVLGEIIDPWSLQATVNLDERELARCAGGQRVYVTVPSLNDTTLVGTVASVSPVINPSMRAGEVIIDLPAVPNLRTGATARLEIVIAVYPDQLVIPQEAILIRDDRDMVFVVLDGHADWRYVTLGPEGRGIVAVEEGVETGEQVITSGHYSLAHDAPVAVVN; from the coding sequence GTGATTAACAAAGTGTTTTTTGCAGTTACAGTTATTATTCTCTCTATCGCCGCCTGTGGGGGTGAGGAGGAAGAAGCCGAAAGGGAGACTCTTGAGCCCTCGCCCCTTCCGGTAGCAGCTTCCGCTGCTGTCGTTGACACGCTGTTCGAAGTTGTCAGTTCAACGGGAAGGATAGCCTCGGCAAGAACCCAGTCCCTCTCAGCCCAGATCCAGGGTGAAGTGGTCCTGGCGCCTGAATACGTTGGAATGGAAGTAAGCGACGGAGAAGTGGTGTTCAGGATAGCCTCTGGCGAAAGCGCTTCCAGGTTATCGAGCGCCAGCAGTTCTTACAGGAACGCACAGTCGCTGTACGAATTCGAATGCGAGAATTACAGGGGCGAACTTACGCCGGAAGTGAAAAGCATGCTGCGGCAGACAACCGGGCTTGCCGATGCTCAGACAAGCCTTGCCTCAGCTCAGACGCAGTACAGCAACGCTGCCATTACGGCAGGCTTTGATGGTGTAATATCGGATGTCTCTGCCAGGGAAGGCATGGTTGTTTACCCGGGCACGGTTCTGGGAGAAATAATAGACCCCTGGAGCCTTCAGGCCACGGTAAACCTCGATGAGCGCGAGCTCGCCAGGTGCGCAGGCGGGCAGAGGGTTTACGTGACCGTTCCCTCTCTCAACGACACAACACTGGTTGGAACCGTAGCATCGGTATCCCCCGTTATTAACCCTTCGATGAGAGCTGGAGAAGTTATAATTGACCTCCCCGCAGTGCCTAACCTCAGAACCGGAGCCACTGCAAGGCTCGAGATAGTTATAGCCGTGTATCCTGATCAGCTTGTAATACCGCAGGAGGCCATTCTGATAAGGGATGACCGCGACATGGTTTTCGTCGTTCTCGACGGACATGCCGACTGGCGCTACGTAACTCTCGGACCAGAGGGAAGGGGCATAGTCGCGGTGGAAGAGGGCGTAGAAACGGGTGAGCAGGTTATAACCTCAGGTCACTACTCCCTGGCCCACGATGCTCCCGTAGCGGTGGTTAATTAG
- a CDS encoding efflux RND transporter permease subunit, with translation MVDLVLRRPRGTAVIFAALLVLAIVSFNRVPLEGTPDATLPTLNITAYWTGADPEAICEQVTRPIEDIAREVEGVIEVSSTSRPDRSNVEVSFEKGTDMDVASMELTERISFLRDELPSAVMIGSVTQAVPRELTSEGFLIYAITGAEPSVLKQIADDIIVPRIERIEGISSVIVEGLGQQEIVLDIDRDALNSLDLTLIEIAGAVTNGIVDRNTGVAVDTSGLEAVIRLSTVPGTVAELEDLVVSSRGGRFVTLSDVTSRILVDYNTTENFIYRYNGMDQVSLQIDRNSSSNAVRAAGLVKKEIEELEADLPEGIELNLNEDGTEGITNDLKDLSWRALISLIAIVLILLLLNHSPLSTPLIISSIVFSAAMAVTAVYLAGYSINVLTLSALAIAFGLLVDGAVVVLEAIGFRRRQGMSPMDAADKGAKEVAMPILGGILTTMVALVPLLASEGILKLYYQPFAFTIAATLTASYFICLTLVPSIAGRWKSNKWYRERKWDRHLAKMIAVLHHRPLIAVILALLLVGGAVYVFLAKVEKGEEWGFSFDVDFIRVWMQYPPGTPQDVVDEVAKGFEDILANRDGIESTRTQVFGESAMIYSILTEEAVQTGYGLQIEAEAVAYATTLGGTRTVVVRGMNPEPYWRSTRSAGMMQTIELRGFDYQGLKDIALAMQIMLERHPRVGEVNINWDTRNPERNQLAVVFDRQELADLGVNPYQIFQAFRYNLAGGYGREIQIGDESIDMTFRIDGMENPELSNVLDSRITTGGGTMELGDIIQIDTLDVQGSVERENGEYIRTVAYSFMGAERMAARFRVSLLDNLELPSGYRVYEEEYIPFWLQDDGTDMNLIVLLAIIAVFAVTAIVFESFKAPLYILAVIPMAMVGVVAGFWIFDKVFSPQAYVGSVFLVGIAVNNSILLVDSFQKKKKAGIDIKKAADMVVAERLRPILQTSATTILGLLPLVLWPISKTNDLWENLSFTVVCGMLISTPLVLISLPALIQLTSRKGRKKK, from the coding sequence ATGGTTGATCTGGTTCTCCGCAGGCCGCGGGGGACAGCAGTCATTTTCGCAGCCCTTCTTGTCCTTGCGATAGTCTCTTTCAACAGGGTGCCGCTAGAGGGAACACCTGACGCTACACTGCCGACGTTGAATATCACCGCTTACTGGACCGGAGCTGATCCCGAAGCCATCTGCGAACAGGTGACCCGTCCAATAGAAGATATCGCCCGGGAAGTTGAAGGTGTCATAGAGGTCTCTTCAACTTCAAGGCCAGACCGGAGCAACGTAGAAGTATCCTTTGAAAAAGGAACGGATATGGACGTCGCGTCAATGGAACTCACCGAGAGGATTTCATTCCTGCGGGATGAACTCCCCAGCGCTGTCATGATTGGAAGCGTTACGCAGGCCGTCCCCAGGGAACTTACCAGCGAAGGGTTCCTGATTTACGCTATCACCGGAGCCGAACCCTCCGTACTCAAGCAGATTGCCGATGACATCATCGTTCCCAGAATCGAGCGCATCGAGGGTATCAGCTCGGTAATCGTTGAAGGGCTGGGTCAGCAGGAAATCGTTCTAGACATAGACCGTGACGCCCTGAACTCCCTTGATCTTACCCTCATCGAAATTGCCGGCGCGGTTACTAACGGTATTGTGGACAGAAATACCGGTGTCGCCGTAGACACCTCGGGACTCGAAGCGGTAATCCGCCTCTCCACCGTTCCGGGGACTGTGGCTGAATTGGAAGATCTTGTCGTTTCAAGCCGGGGCGGAAGGTTCGTTACCCTGTCCGATGTTACCAGCAGAATACTGGTGGATTATAACACCACCGAGAATTTTATATACAGATACAACGGAATGGATCAGGTAAGCCTTCAGATAGACCGAAATTCATCAAGCAATGCCGTCCGTGCTGCCGGGCTTGTGAAGAAGGAGATTGAGGAACTTGAGGCTGACCTGCCTGAAGGCATAGAACTCAATCTTAACGAGGATGGTACGGAGGGTATAACAAATGATCTCAAGGATCTTTCCTGGAGAGCTCTTATTTCACTTATCGCTATTGTTCTTATCCTTCTTCTACTGAATCACAGCCCACTTTCGACACCACTGATAATAAGCTCAATTGTTTTTTCCGCCGCGATGGCGGTTACGGCGGTGTATCTTGCGGGTTACAGTATCAATGTACTTACCCTCAGCGCACTTGCAATCGCGTTCGGGCTTCTCGTTGACGGTGCTGTTGTTGTGCTTGAGGCTATAGGCTTCCGCAGGAGACAGGGGATGTCCCCGATGGATGCGGCAGACAAAGGCGCGAAGGAAGTGGCCATGCCCATTCTTGGGGGCATACTCACCACTATGGTGGCCCTTGTGCCGCTTCTTGCCAGTGAAGGTATTCTGAAACTTTATTATCAGCCTTTCGCCTTCACTATAGCCGCTACACTTACGGCTTCCTATTTCATCTGTCTTACTCTGGTACCGTCGATAGCTGGAAGATGGAAATCGAACAAATGGTACAGAGAAAGGAAATGGGACAGGCATCTCGCTAAAATGATAGCGGTTCTTCATCATCGTCCCCTGATAGCAGTAATCCTTGCTTTACTGCTTGTGGGTGGAGCGGTTTACGTATTCCTCGCAAAGGTCGAAAAGGGAGAAGAATGGGGCTTCAGCTTCGATGTGGATTTCATAAGGGTATGGATGCAATACCCACCGGGAACACCACAGGATGTTGTGGACGAGGTAGCAAAGGGTTTTGAGGATATTCTGGCGAACAGGGATGGAATTGAATCTACAAGAACTCAGGTATTTGGAGAAAGTGCAATGATCTATTCAATTCTCACCGAAGAGGCTGTTCAAACCGGATACGGCCTTCAGATCGAGGCCGAAGCAGTGGCGTACGCTACGACCCTGGGGGGTACCCGGACCGTGGTTGTCAGGGGTATGAATCCCGAACCATACTGGAGAAGTACCAGAAGCGCGGGAATGATGCAGACCATTGAACTCAGAGGTTTCGATTATCAGGGGCTCAAGGATATAGCTCTGGCCATGCAGATCATGCTGGAGAGACACCCCAGGGTTGGTGAGGTCAATATCAACTGGGACACCAGAAACCCCGAGCGGAATCAGCTTGCGGTGGTATTCGACAGGCAGGAGCTTGCGGACCTTGGGGTCAATCCCTACCAGATATTCCAGGCTTTCCGTTACAACCTGGCCGGTGGGTACGGCAGAGAGATTCAGATAGGCGATGAAAGCATCGATATGACATTCAGAATAGACGGTATGGAAAATCCGGAGCTTTCCAATGTACTCGATAGCCGCATAACGACAGGCGGCGGTACTATGGAACTGGGCGATATAATCCAGATCGATACTCTCGATGTGCAGGGTTCGGTTGAAAGGGAAAACGGAGAGTACATCCGTACGGTTGCCTATTCGTTCATGGGAGCCGAAAGAATGGCTGCCCGATTCAGGGTCTCACTTCTTGACAATCTTGAACTTCCATCAGGTTACAGAGTCTACGAAGAGGAGTATATACCATTCTGGCTGCAGGATGATGGTACTGACATGAATCTTATCGTACTGCTTGCGATAATAGCCGTATTTGCCGTTACCGCGATTGTGTTTGAATCCTTTAAAGCTCCACTTTACATACTTGCAGTCATACCCATGGCTATGGTGGGAGTGGTTGCCGGTTTCTGGATATTTGACAAGGTTTTTTCTCCGCAGGCTTACGTAGGGAGCGTTTTTCTCGTTGGAATTGCGGTTAACAATTCAATATTGCTGGTAGACAGTTTTCAGAAGAAGAAGAAAGCCGGCATAGATATCAAAAAAGCTGCGGACATGGTGGTCGCGGAAAGGCTCAGACCCATTCTGCAGACCAGTGCCACAACGATTCTGGGGCTCCTCCCTCTGGTTTTATGGCCTATTTCGAAGACAAATGATCTGTGGGAGAATTTGTCATTCACAGTTGTGTGCGGCATGCTCATTTCTACTCCTCTTGTGTTGATATCTCTGCCGGCCTTGATACAGTTGACTTCCCGGAAAGGGAGGAAGAAAAAGTGA